The segment AATGATTTAATGGCACGACGTGTCTGGATTGCTTCAATGACGTCCACAGGCTCAGATCCTCTCTGGAGTTTTACGGGTAAACAGTTTGGTTGACTGATGAAAAGAGACAGATCGCAGCGAAACTGCGAGGGAGAGGTAAGTTCGGCACGATTCGACGATACAGGGCCCGCCAACTAAACAACAGTTTTTGCAACAACGGAGACTTTGTTCAGTTTCTGAAGTCTTTATAGAAGCTATCCTAACGGAACACATTGTGCGAATGTACTGTGGGCGGAGACGTGAATCGCGCTCCCTACCGGATTCGGTAGGGAGTTGCATTTGCCTCTTTCCGTGGTTTCAATGAGAAGATCAAGAAATTTTGCGGGTCAATAGAATGCATTACACGCATCATTTTCGAAGGAGCTAGAAAGAACTCAAATTCTTGAGTGGAACAGAGTTGTGTTCTATCAACAGTGTCACAACTTGTGTTTTTCACGATCGTTAGAAAGTTGTTTATCGATAACCAGTTTCCGCTCGAGTAATAACTGATAGACACAAATGAATGAGTTCTTCGGGCTTGGCCTGTATTTATCCCCCCCCTCGTAAAGCTGAGTTCGATTGTAGAATCAACAGGATACTTCATGAATAATATGAACAAATTACACTCACCTGCCAGCAAATGGTTGCTGGGACTGACCCTGGTTTCTTTTATGAGCATTTCGGTAATGGCAGCAGAGCCAATCACGTTATCAGACGAGGTTTCCTCACAGGCTCTCGAAGTCCTTGAGTCTGGTCTCGGGGCCGAAGACTTCTGGCCTTCCATGCATGCTGCCGAAGCGTTGACGGGGGCAGGGCATCCGGAAGATGTGGTGACTGTCCTGACTCCGATGTTGGATAAAATCGACGATGATCAACAACGGTGCGGAGTGGCTCGCGAGTTAGTCCGCGCGGGCGAACGTCATCATCGCCATGTCCTCTTTTCAATACTGGGCAGTGACGACCCTTACGGTCACATTCATGCCTGCGAATCGATGTACAAAATCGGCGAAGTCCATTATGGAAACATGCTGCGAAAGGCACTCGCGAATGAAGAAAAACCAATTCAACAGATGATGGCGTCGGCGGCTCTAGCGAAAGCAGGACATCCACAAGCGATGGATCTGGTCCGTGCGAAGCTGAATGATCCAGACGTGAATATCTCTCGTATCTCTGCCTGGATACTGGCCCGTTTGGGAAATGAACAGGATATCGAACCTGTTCGTCAGGCAATGGCGAAGGCGACCAAACCGGAAGATCGTTGTTATTTCGAGCATGCCCTTGCGATGTTAGGTGATCCTGCCGGGAAGGAAGCGACGTTAAAGAACCTGGAGCATACTGACTCGTTTGTTCGTCGCTACGCTGCAGTCTTTGCTGGAGAAGCGGGCCTAGTCGAAGCCCAACCTCAGCTCGAAAAAATGCTGAAGGACGAAGACGTGGATGCCCGAATTCGTGCCGCTCAGGCATTGTTCGTACTTTCGAAACCGCATCAGGATATCCAGGAGATTATTGTCCGCGATGTCTTCGCAGCAGATGAAAAGCATCCTCGTTACAGCGAAGGATCTATTATTCAGCTCGATAACGGAAACCTGTTGTTTGCAAATACAGAATTCGCCGAGTCGACATCCGATTTTGCCGAAGCTCAAATCGTGGCAATGGAATCTGCGGATGAAGGCCGAACATGGACTGACAGACGTGTTCTTCAGGAAAACATTGGTGGGAAAAATGTGATGTCCGCAACATTGCGGCGGCTGACGCATGTGCAAAAAGAACCGGCTGCGATCGGGCTCTTTTATCTGGTCAAGAATGATTATAATGACCTGAAAGTGCACCTGCGGACTTCGACAGACGAAGGCAAAACTTTCGGGGAACCGACTGTGGTTACCGACGAACAGAAGTATCACGTCCTCAATAATGACCGCGTTACCTTACTGTCCACTGGCCGTCTGATCGTTCCTGTTGCAGTGAGTGCTGATGTTAAACAGGAAAACCACTTTGTCTGTTACTGTTATTACTCCGACGATGCCGGAAAAACCTGGGTAAAAGGAGAAGGGACCGTCGATGCTCCTCAGCGAGGGGCAATGGAACCGGAGGTCGTTGAACTCCGTGGAGGCCGTCTGGCGATGTTAATGCGGAACCAACTCGGTTTCATCGGTATCAGCTATTCAGAAGATAATGGAGTGACCTGGAGCGAGCACGAGAGCTGGAACGTCACTGCTCCTGAAGCACCCGCGACGATCCGCCGTATTCCGGCTACAGGTGATCTGGTGTTGATCTGGAATAACAACTTCGAAGAAGGGGCCGGTCACAACGGCAAACGGACTCCTTTAACAGCGGCGATTTCCAACGATGAAGGGAAGACCTGGAAGCACGTTAAGAATCTCGAAACCTCTACCGAGCATACTTATTCCTACCCGAGCCTGATCTTCACGCAAGGACGAGCTGTGATGAGCTACTATGTGCACGACGAATCGACCAAGCTGTATTCCACCCGATTCCGTTCGGTACCGGTAAGCTGGTTTTATGAAGACGAGAAATAATGAGCCTGTGACAGACCTTGGGTCTGTCGGCTATTAAGAATCTGAACCGGCCTTTTTCCAATACGGGGGAAGGTCGGTTTTTGTTTGCTGGAGGATTTCGAGGATCGCCTGGCGTTGATCCGAATCGAGATGTGCGTAATCGTCGTCCTTATTGCGTTCCGTGAGAATGTCCCAAAGCTGTTGGTAGGCTGATTCTTTTACAGGTGCGGGTAGTTTGTCGAATGCGTCTGAATAGATCAGGTAGCTACAGGGATACTTGAGTATTCGGTTTTGCAAGTCGAGCTGGCGAAGTGATCGGCCTTCTGAATCGAAGGGACCTTGAGCGACGAATTCCTTCGCGAAGTCCGATGTCCCCATAATTGGGGATGTGAACGGGGCACTCCCTTTGAAGAGGAGAGCCTGCACCAATCGCCGGGCGGCGTTATCGATACGGCGTTGGATTGATTCGCTCCGTTCGTATTCTTCGATAGGGGCGTTGTCGGCGGCATCGCCCGATTCGTTCACACTGCTTTGGGCGAGCATTGATTTAATGAGCGTTTCATCATGCAACGCTAACTGGCCATAGTAGTTGGCCTGGGTAAGTGCGTTGTGCATTTGAGTTTGATGTTCGAGAACAAGTAACGCGACGATATCGCTATGTGGTGACGGATAACGTTCGGTATTGAGGAAGGGGGAGAGGTCCTTAATATTTGAACCGGTGGCGGCATCGAATTCTGTGTCGTCATCATTGACGGTCTCGACGAAATTATTGCCCAGATGTTTGGCCGTACCGTGAGTGCCGGTGACGAACCAGCCGCCCCAGCGATCGTCGAAGGGGGTTTGATCGTCGACGAGATGAGTGCCCATACCGAAATTGACTCGTCCCGTCTTTGTGGCAAAGACAGAACGGACGAGGTGCCCGGGAACATCGCGCGTATGCGATGTTGAATGGCATTGCAAACACTCGTGCGTCTTGCGTTCTAAGATCGGGGCGTCGGCTTCGCGTTGATCGAGCGTGTAAAAAATGCCACCCAGTTTCGGGTCGACGGTCGAGATCTCGAGAACCTTGGCGTGAGGAATCCAACCGACGTAGGTGTCGTCGTTGAAATAGATCGCCCGTGGAGACTCGGGACTGATGAAGCGTTGCTGCAAGCTGGTCTTGGAGAAGACCAGCCCTTGAGAGCTAACGGGTATCTCTAACGCCTCTAACAACGCAGGGAGATATCCCTGTTGTGGGTCGTATTTGAGCTGCCGCTGACCTGCATCCAGCTCAGCCTGTATCCGGGCCACAGGATCATTCGGGGTGCTTGTAAGATAGTTGATCGGATCGCGATCAAACAAATCCGCCGCCTGAAGCGAGGAATGGAATACAAAACCAGTACACAGTGTTAGACCAGTACACAGTAATAGGAAAATTCTGGAGCGCGACACGCAGAACCTTCTCCCAACAAAGGTTTAAATTGGATTAGTAAATCCAGAATAGTCTTACGCTGGGGTAGGATCAAGCCTGATTTGGGCAGATCGTCGGTCTGCCCGGTCACCAACAGTTACAGTGTCTGTTAATGATTGTCAGGGGGCCGGCGATTCGGCCGGTGCTTCTTTAGCCGGAATTTCTTTTGCGAGAGGCTCCTCTGGGGGAGTTTCGGGTGAAGCCGTTTCGGGCGCTGGATCTTCTGCAGCGGGTTCCGGCTCTGCGGGCGATTCTTCAGCAGCCGGTTTTTCTGGAGATTCCGCAGGCTTATCGGCCTTGGCTTCTACTGCTTCGGGTATGTCGGCTTTTTCTTTCGCTGGAGTTTCCTCTGGCTTTTCAGGTGTAGACTGAGACTCTTCCGGTTTAGCAGGTTCCGCTTCCGGTTTAGTTTCCGGTTTTACTTCTTCTTCAGATGCTGCGGGTTCAGTTTCTTTCTCTTCGACCTTAGGAGCGTTAGTGATCTCGTCCATGATTCCGTAGTTGAGAGCACCAGTGACGGGAACTTTTTCAACCTGCAGAATTTCGTTGGTTTCTTCGTTCTGGATGAAACCGACCAGGTACATCTTCTTCATCTGCAGTGGTTTTTCTTCGAATCGGTAGTTGGCCTGGTCTTCAAATGCTTCGATATAATCTAGAAGTTCTCGTTTGATACCTTCCAGGTCAATTTCTTGATCAAAGGTAAACCCTTCGTTTGAGGCTTCGATACCTGCGGGGCCGCCGGGCATAAAGCGTACGACCATCTCGTAACTTCTCAAACCGTTGGTCGAAACGTAGTCGACATGTTCTTCCGCAAGAGCGAGTTTCAAACGCATTTTGGTGAGAGGAGGAACGAGACCTTCCGTTGTCGCCTGCACATGCAGCTGTTTGTTTTTAGCATGAGCGCTGAGATTGATTTTTACGCGGGAGGAGTGGTTGCGCAATGGCTCCACTTCCTCCATGAAGAGCTCTTCCCAGAGAGGAAGGGTGTCAATAAAGCCACCTCGCAAAGGGAGTAGCTTCCCATTCAACGTTACCATTGGAGAAGCGACCCGCTTGTCTTCCGTGATCCGGGCAAGACTTTCATGGCGGGCCATCGACATTGGATTTGCCATCGGATCAGGTCCGCCAGCGTGATTATGGTAGATCAACATGATGAACTCATCGTCATCTAATGCATTGTCTGCCGCCGTCAGTGCCAGGTCGGGAACGACGCAAGGTTGACAGGGGGCGCTGGTGAAGAATTCACAGAGAACTTTCCGGCGGATTCCCTCGACCTCGGTCTTTTCTGCTGGTTCGATGCTGTGAACAGTAACCAGATTTTTGAGAATCTCGTCCTGATATTCGTCGATACCGACAAGATCGCCATTTTTCTTTTCCCACAGTTCCTTAAAGGTCACACTGGGAGGTGGGTTCTCTATTTGTTGCATCTTCCAGCGACGCAGAAGTTTTTCTTCCAGGAATGGGATGGTTGCCAATTCCCCAAAATATTGGATCGCCTGGTCTTGCTGATCCTGCTTGACAGCCTCATTTGCCAGGGCCAGAAGAATTCGTTCTTCGAACGGGCTTTCTTTTTGAAGACTTTCAAGCTGAGTCAGATTTTCGGGCGTGGAGCTTTCCTCAAGAGCAAGGATCGCTCGATCGATGTTAATGGCTTTGTTTGAGTTTTCGAGCATCGAGCTCATCATTTCCCGCTCTTCATCGGTCATCTCCGTTTCGAGTTTCTTCAGATAAGTTTCGACCAGATCGGGGTGTTTATGAGTTTCAAGCAAATTCAAGATGACACTCTGCAATGAATTGATCATCATTCGATCTCCATACAGGCTGGAGACCTCGATACATTTCGCTGCAGCGGCTTTAAGATAATCTCTATCAAAATCTTTGACGGGAGCCA is part of the Polystyrenella longa genome and harbors:
- a CDS encoding exo-alpha-sialidase — translated: MNNMNKLHSPASKWLLGLTLVSFMSISVMAAEPITLSDEVSSQALEVLESGLGAEDFWPSMHAAEALTGAGHPEDVVTVLTPMLDKIDDDQQRCGVARELVRAGERHHRHVLFSILGSDDPYGHIHACESMYKIGEVHYGNMLRKALANEEKPIQQMMASAALAKAGHPQAMDLVRAKLNDPDVNISRISAWILARLGNEQDIEPVRQAMAKATKPEDRCYFEHALAMLGDPAGKEATLKNLEHTDSFVRRYAAVFAGEAGLVEAQPQLEKMLKDEDVDARIRAAQALFVLSKPHQDIQEIIVRDVFAADEKHPRYSEGSIIQLDNGNLLFANTEFAESTSDFAEAQIVAMESADEGRTWTDRRVLQENIGGKNVMSATLRRLTHVQKEPAAIGLFYLVKNDYNDLKVHLRTSTDEGKTFGEPTVVTDEQKYHVLNNDRVTLLSTGRLIVPVAVSADVKQENHFVCYCYYSDDAGKTWVKGEGTVDAPQRGAMEPEVVELRGGRLAMLMRNQLGFIGISYSEDNGVTWSEHESWNVTAPEAPATIRRIPATGDLVLIWNNNFEEGAGHNGKRTPLTAAISNDEGKTWKHVKNLETSTEHTYSYPSLIFTQGRAVMSYYVHDESTKLYSTRFRSVPVSWFYEDEK